One Dermacentor andersoni chromosome 6, qqDerAnde1_hic_scaffold, whole genome shotgun sequence genomic window carries:
- the LOC126523317 gene encoding palmitoyltransferase ZDHHC15A-like, with amino-acid sequence MQPLGDASYLGQHEDCSFRDCCPTLYWLLCWIPVALVAVLFSWVYYAYVAVFCYSIVLEENTVTAMAFALVFHLLLFLCLWSFALTTLSAPIAVPFPYQLSAGEQQALSSCRRNEIAHHRLLDMLALQRGVLTVGADGCVRICEPCCLVKPDRCHHCSTCRKCIPKMDHHCPWFNNCVHFGNYKFFLLTLFYAVALSVYGVATIGTHEARAWLSASATSSSLHLTLVSLLGVVLTFGLGSFLCTHISMLLSNETTLEDMRGPVFRNPEDSFDVGRYHNFVQVFGPRGSLWMAPVFTSIGDGVRFPTKLHPVLEVSQTVPVLADARITARDASPGVVRPARLPTDSLRSSSPTTPLSASM; translated from the exons ATGCAACCCTTGGGCGACGCGTCGTATCTCGGCCAGCACGAAGACTGCAGTTTTAGGGACTGTTGTCCCACGCTGTACTGGCTGCTCTGCTGGATTCCCGTAGCGCTCGTGGCGGTGCTGTTCTCATGGGTCTACTACGCCTACGTGGCCGTCTTCTGCTACTCCATCGTTCTCGAGGAGAACACCGTAACGGCCATGGCCTTCGCTCTGGTCTTCCACCTGCTGCTCTTCTTGTGCCTATG GTCATTCGCGCTGACCACGCTCTCGGCCCCGATCGCCGTGCCGTTTCCGTACCAGCTGAGCGCAGGCGAGCAGCAAGCGCTGTCCAGCTGCCGCCGCAACGAAATCGCGCACCACCGCCTGCTGGACATGTTGGCCCTGCAGCGCGGCGTCCTCACGGTGGGCGCCGATGGGTGCGTGCGCATCTGCGAGCCGTGCTGCCTCGTCAAGCCGGACCGCTGCCACCACTGCTCCACGTGCCGAAA GTGCATCCCGAAGATGGATCACCACTGTCCGTGGTTCAACAACTGCGTCCACTTCGGCAACTACAAGTTCTTCCTGCTCACGCTCTTCTACGCAGTGGCGCTGTCGGTCTACGGCGTCGCCACAATCGGCACCCACGAAGCCAGAGCGTGGCTAAGCGCATCCGCAACGTCGTCCTCTTTGCACCTGACACTCGTGAGTCTTCTCGGAGTGGTGCTGACGTTCGGCCTGGGCAGCTTCCTGTGCACGCACATCTCCATGCTGCTGAGCAACGAGACCACCCTGGAGGACATGCGGGGCCCAGTGTTCCGAAACCCCGAGGACTCGTTCGACGTCGGCCGCTACCACAACTTCGTCCAAGTGTTCGGTCCGCGGGGGTCACTGTGGATGGCGCCGGTGTTCACGAGCATCGGTGACGGGGTGCGATTCCCGACCAAGTTGCACCCTGTGTTGGAGGTTTCACAGACGGTGCCGGTGCTGGCGGACGCTCGGATAACGGCTCGCGATGCCTCCCCTGGAGTGGTTCGACCAGCACGTTTGCCTACAGATTCCCTGCGTAGCTCCAGTCCCACAACTCCACTGTCTGCAAGCATGTAG